From a single Desulfitibacter sp. BRH_c19 genomic region:
- a CDS encoding dihydrodipicolinate synthase family protein: protein MLKGIYTPIVTPFNADEKIDFHGIEHNLDKWGKTELDGIVVLGSNGENVHLTYHEKLEIVEFTLKHFNRDKKVIAGTGCESTKETLELSNRVADLGVDAALVLPPHYYRNGMKEDILYQHYVDIADKCAIPVMIYNMPANTGINLSAKLVSSLSHHPNIIGIKDTSGNIVQLAELNRDCEKSFTVFAGNAGYLLPALSVGARGATLALANILPDDCCRLVSLFKQGNLDEAKNLQLKMLDVNYTVTGRFGVPALKVALDLLGYKGGYPRRPLRPLGDTEKIAVKEILIKYGALSE from the coding sequence ATGCTTAAAGGAATATATACACCAATAGTTACACCTTTTAATGCTGATGAAAAAATTGACTTTCATGGAATCGAGCATAATCTAGATAAGTGGGGGAAAACAGAGCTTGATGGGATAGTGGTTCTAGGATCAAATGGTGAAAATGTACACTTAACCTATCATGAAAAACTAGAAATAGTAGAGTTTACTTTAAAACATTTTAACCGTGATAAAAAAGTAATAGCTGGTACTGGTTGTGAGTCTACAAAAGAGACATTGGAACTAAGCAATAGAGTAGCAGATCTAGGGGTAGATGCTGCGTTAGTGCTTCCCCCACATTATTATAGAAATGGGATGAAAGAGGATATACTGTATCAGCATTATGTTGATATTGCAGATAAATGCGCTATTCCCGTAATGATTTACAATATGCCAGCAAATACCGGAATCAATTTATCAGCCAAGCTAGTAAGTAGCTTGTCACATCACCCAAATATTATAGGTATCAAAGACACATCAGGGAATATTGTGCAATTGGCAGAGCTTAACAGAGATTGTGAAAAAAGCTTTACCGTCTTTGCTGGAAATGCAGGATACCTTTTACCTGCACTTTCTGTTGGGGCAAGGGGAGCTACTTTAGCACTTGCAAATATACTGCCTGATGATTGTTGCAGACTTGTTTCTTTATTTAAACAAGGGAATTTAGATGAAGCTAAAAACTTGCAACTTAAAATGCTAGACGTTAATTATACAGTTACAGGAAGGTTTGGAGTCCCTGCATTAAAGGTTGCCCTTGATCTATTGGGTTACAAGGGTGGGTATCCAAGGAGACCTTTGAGGCCCCTAGGTGATACAGAAAAAATAGCTGTTAAAGAAATACTTATAAAATATGGAGCACTATCAGAATAG
- a CDS encoding MerR family transcriptional regulator, whose amino-acid sequence MLNNNVPIYTIGIIAQLLGVHQETLRIWERNNLVCPSRKNNQRLYSNEDLKKLTFIKTMLDDKGLNLAGVRQLIEFYPCWWKVNCKGGKKKESNEYVNPAKPCWKEEGTFCFTPLDQADYCQDCNFCATCPEHCEYKK is encoded by the coding sequence ATGTTAAATAATAATGTTCCAATATATACAATCGGTATTATTGCTCAATTACTAGGAGTTCATCAAGAAACTTTACGGATTTGGGAGAGAAATAACTTAGTGTGTCCGAGCAGGAAAAACAATCAACGCCTCTATTCTAATGAAGACTTAAAGAAGCTTACATTTATAAAAACAATGCTTGATGATAAAGGGTTGAATCTCGCAGGAGTTCGTCAGCTTATTGAGTTTTATCCTTGTTGGTGGAAAGTAAACTGCAAAGGTGGCAAGAAAAAGGAAAGCAATGAGTATGTTAATCCTGCAAAGCCTTGTTGGAAAGAAGAAGGAACATTTTGTTTTACCCCCTTAGACCAAGCGGACTATTGTCAAGACTGTAATTTCTGTGCTACATGCCCAGAACACTGTGAGTATAAAAAGTAA
- a CDS encoding aminopeptidase, with protein MSKTADLASNLINYSCEIKPTENILITFNGESALPLVKELIRQAYEVGANPFVQQGNPIITREIFKNANLEQLKQMAEFELPRMQKMDAFVGIGAGLNPYELSGLPEEIMQNYNRIFSETVLKERVNNTKWVVLRYPTSSMALQAKMSLEDFETFYYDVCTMDYAKMSKSMDTLLDLMTRTDKVRIVGKDTDISFSIKEIPVIKCDGKRNIPDGEVYTAPVKDSVNGYIKFNCPSNHQGFTYENISFKVKDGKIIEASANDTPKINELLNTDGGARYFGEFAIGVNPYILSPMNDTLFDEKIAGSFHLTPGKCYKEASNGNSSAIHWDLVNIQTPKFGGGEIYFDNTLIRKDGLFVIEDLKRLNPANLKS; from the coding sequence ATGAGCAAAACAGCAGATCTTGCGAGTAACCTAATTAATTACTCTTGCGAAATAAAACCAACAGAGAACATACTCATCACATTTAACGGAGAAAGTGCTCTACCACTTGTCAAAGAGTTAATCAGACAAGCATATGAAGTAGGGGCAAATCCCTTTGTCCAGCAAGGAAACCCAATAATTACCAGAGAAATTTTTAAAAATGCCAACTTAGAGCAACTTAAACAAATGGCAGAATTTGAACTACCTCGAATGCAAAAAATGGATGCCTTTGTGGGTATTGGGGCAGGGTTAAACCCTTATGAATTAAGCGGTTTACCAGAAGAAATAATGCAAAACTATAACAGAATTTTTTCAGAAACTGTGTTAAAAGAAAGAGTTAATAATACCAAATGGGTTGTTCTAAGATATCCTACTAGTTCTATGGCTCTGCAAGCTAAAATGAGCCTGGAAGATTTTGAGACTTTTTACTATGATGTTTGCACTATGGATTATGCCAAAATGAGCAAGTCTATGGATACTCTTCTTGATTTAATGACAAGGACCGATAAGGTAAGAATAGTTGGTAAAGATACAGATATATCCTTTTCAATTAAGGAAATTCCAGTTATTAAGTGCGATGGTAAAAGAAATATTCCTGATGGAGAAGTTTATACTGCCCCAGTCAAAGATAGTGTAAACGGTTATATTAAGTTTAACTGCCCCTCCAACCATCAAGGTTTTACATATGAAAATATCTCCTTTAAAGTAAAAGATGGGAAAATCATTGAAGCATCTGCAAATGATACTCCAAAGATAAATGAGCTATTAAACACAGATGGAGGTGCTAGATATTTTGGAGAATTTGCAATAGGAGTAAATCCGTATATATTATCACCTATGAATGATACTTTGTTTGATGAAAAAATTGCAGGAAGCTTTCATCTTACGCCAGGCAAATGTTATAAAGAAGCCAGCAATGGAAACAGTTCTGCAATTCACTGGGATTTAGTAAACATTCAAACACCCAAGTTCGGCGGAGGAGAAATATATTTTGATAATACCTTAATTAGAAAAGATGGTTTATTTGTAATAGAAGATCTTAAACGCTTAAATCCTGCCAATCTAAAATCTTAA
- a CDS encoding antitoxin HicB: protein MKYVYPAIFTPLATGDYDVRVPDLPGCITCGKDLADAIEMAEDAIAMWLCDAEDNKENIPAPSKELTVDNPKFINLVVADTEKYRRQNDNRAVKKTLTIPNWLNSKAEKAGINFSQTLQTALKRQLNIDRPRTFKKQP from the coding sequence ATGAAATACGTTTACCCTGCTATATTTACACCTCTAGCAACAGGTGACTATGATGTTCGTGTACCAGATTTACCTGGTTGCATTACCTGTGGTAAAGACTTAGCCGATGCTATAGAAATGGCTGAAGATGCTATAGCTATGTGGTTATGTGATGCTGAAGATAATAAGGAAAATATTCCAGCTCCATCTAAAGAATTAACTGTAGATAATCCAAAATTTATTAATCTTGTTGTTGCTGATACTGAAAAATACCGGCGTCAAAATGATAATCGAGCTGTAAAGAAAACTCTTACCATTCCTAACTGGCTAAATTCTAAAGCCGAAAAAGCTGGCATTAACTTCTCACAAACCTTGCAAACAGCACTAAAAAGGCAACTTAACATTGACCGTCCCCGCACTTTCAAAAAGCAGCCGTAA
- a CDS encoding Crp/Fnr family transcriptional regulator, whose amino-acid sequence MIVQWLRTSVYSSGVLLLVRLYLGYTWITSGWGKITSEESFSAMGLLGRAVENPSVQGWWLSFLNGFAIPNVGLFNVMVPWGEFFVGLGLILGTFTTFSALMGITMNFAFMFSGSTGVNPQMVLLTVFVIAAGSNAGRFGIDNYLLPYVQKFMPNLKVNEDKRPQVSGSKL is encoded by the coding sequence ATGATCGTACAATGGTTGCGTACTAGTGTTTATTCAAGTGGTGTTCTTTTATTAGTTAGACTTTATTTAGGATATACTTGGATTACATCTGGTTGGGGAAAAATTACTTCTGAAGAAAGTTTTAGTGCAATGGGTTTATTAGGAAGGGCTGTTGAAAATCCATCGGTACAAGGCTGGTGGTTGAGCTTTTTAAACGGTTTTGCCATACCTAATGTGGGACTATTCAATGTGATGGTACCCTGGGGAGAGTTTTTTGTTGGCTTAGGTTTAATTCTTGGAACATTTACAACTTTTTCAGCTCTTATGGGTATTACTATGAATTTTGCTTTTATGTTCAGCGGGAGTACTGGAGTCAATCCACAAATGGTATTACTAACTGTATTTGTTATAGCTGCAGGTAGTAATGCGGGTAGATTTGGAATTGACAATTACTTGCTACCATATGTCCAGAAATTTATGCCTAATTTAAAGGTGAATGAGGATAAAAGACCACAAGTTTCCGGCTCCAAACTTTAA
- a CDS encoding phage tail protein encodes MNNKKIIGSFLGIVLIGILALSVATAWFTVDQSEQAIVVTLGKPDPTIVPAGLHFKAPFPIQQVKKLSRETFSLTFGYEESEGESTVNEQDAKMVTGDENIILADLEVQWRITDPVAFLYNTEDPYSILYNATSASLRGTIGSSSVDDALTDGRSEIMNDVRDLLATKVELYNLGITIVNVNLQDVDLPNEEVSLAFRKVTDAREQRNTKINQANRYRNENLNVAKGESEAMISRAEGQRIARIEGARGDVAKFNAIYAEYGSNKQITRQRLILEVMDEIMPNAKIYIMNEGSDTVKYLPLETVRGGNQ; translated from the coding sequence ATGAATAATAAGAAAATTATAGGAAGCTTTTTAGGAATTGTGCTCATTGGTATACTTGCTTTGAGTGTAGCAACTGCCTGGTTTACTGTCGATCAATCCGAACAAGCAATTGTAGTTACTTTAGGAAAACCAGATCCAACGATCGTTCCAGCTGGATTGCATTTTAAAGCGCCGTTCCCCATTCAACAAGTAAAAAAATTGTCAAGAGAAACGTTTAGTCTAACCTTTGGTTACGAGGAGTCGGAGGGTGAATCTACCGTAAATGAGCAGGATGCAAAAATGGTAACAGGAGATGAAAATATCATTCTTGCTGATTTAGAGGTGCAATGGAGAATTACCGATCCTGTAGCTTTTCTATATAATACAGAAGACCCATATAGCATCTTATACAATGCAACTTCAGCTTCCTTACGGGGAACTATTGGTAGTTCTAGTGTGGATGATGCTCTAACGGATGGAAGAAGTGAAATTATGAATGATGTAAGGGACTTACTTGCTACTAAGGTAGAACTTTATAATCTTGGTATAACCATCGTTAATGTAAATTTACAGGACGTTGATTTGCCTAATGAAGAGGTTAGCCTAGCATTTCGCAAAGTAACAGACGCTAGAGAACAACGTAACACTAAGATTAACCAAGCCAACAGGTACCGAAATGAAAACTTAAATGTAGCCAAAGGTGAGAGCGAGGCAATGATTAGTCGTGCAGAAGGTCAACGTATAGCTAGAATTGAAGGTGCTCGTGGAGACGTAGCAAAATTTAATGCCATTTACGCAGAATACGGTAGCAATAAGCAGATTACTCGCCAACGTTTGATCCTAGAGGTAATGGATGAGATCATGCCAAATGCAAAAATATACATTATGAATGAAGGATCAGATACCGTCAAATACCTTCCACTCGAAACCGTTAGAGGGGGTAACCAATAA
- a CDS encoding dinitrogenase iron-molybdenum cofactor biosynthesis protein → MSKNRIAIPSENPGGLKAQRSGHFGRCDVFTIIDIEQGVIKDVHAISNVDHTEGGCLVPVNLLAEQGVNGIIVSGMGLRPLMGFKNAGIKVYLGEGVTVEDSINGLLQDKLSMMTEEYVCGGH, encoded by the coding sequence ATGTCTAAGAATAGAATTGCAATTCCATCAGAAAATCCAGGAGGGTTAAAGGCTCAAAGATCAGGACACTTTGGCAGATGTGATGTATTTACTATAATTGATATTGAACAAGGAGTAATAAAAGACGTTCACGCAATATCAAATGTTGATCATACTGAAGGTGGATGTTTAGTACCTGTAAACCTATTAGCAGAACAAGGAGTTAATGGTATTATAGTTAGTGGCATGGGTCTACGTCCTTTAATGGGCTTTAAAAATGCTGGAATTAAGGTTTATTTAGGTGAAGGTGTAACAGTAGAAGACTCTATAAATGGATTACTGCAAGATAAATTAAGTATGATGACTGAAGAATATGTTTGTGGTGGTCATTAA
- a CDS encoding kynureninase, producing the protein MQCKFKLTKEFARNLDSKDQLAPFRKRFYIPKDKLYMDGNSLGLLSIDAEESLMRVLNEYKELGIDGWMSGSPPWFTFAEELGNKQAVLVGADKGEVIVHASTTMNLHNLIVSFFKPTKIKNKILVDELNFPSDRYAVESQLRLHGLEPSNHLKVIKSRDGITIDEADIVNEMSEDVALVVLPSVLYRSGQLLDMELLTKEAHKRQIIIGFDCCHSVGAIPHHFSRWGVDFAVWCNYKYLNNGPGGTASLYVNKKHFEKMPGLWGWWGYNKEKQFDMKLDFEPADNAGRWQISTVNLFSTAPLDGSLKIFLEAGIENIRKKSICQTEYLIYLVQELLSGEPYNVGIVTPLDSSRRGGHVALSHLTEAIRINEALKARGVIPDFRYPNIIRLAPVALYSTYMEIWTVIQHVKNIIDTQEYRRFSNKRATVS; encoded by the coding sequence GTGCAATGCAAATTTAAATTAACCAAAGAGTTTGCAAGAAATTTGGATAGTAAAGATCAATTGGCACCTTTCAGGAAAAGATTTTATATACCAAAAGATAAATTATATATGGATGGGAACTCTTTAGGGTTATTATCAATAGACGCAGAAGAATCTTTAATGAGAGTTCTAAATGAATACAAAGAGCTTGGAATTGACGGGTGGATGAGTGGAAGTCCACCCTGGTTTACCTTTGCAGAGGAACTTGGGAATAAACAAGCAGTTCTTGTTGGAGCTGATAAAGGAGAAGTAATTGTACATGCTTCTACAACAATGAATCTCCATAACCTTATTGTGTCTTTCTTTAAGCCAACTAAAATTAAAAATAAAATATTAGTAGATGAACTTAATTTTCCATCTGATAGATATGCCGTAGAAAGTCAACTTAGACTGCATGGCTTAGAACCTTCTAACCATCTTAAAGTTATAAAAAGCAGAGATGGAATAACCATAGATGAAGCAGATATTGTGAATGAAATGTCTGAAGATGTGGCATTGGTGGTTTTACCTTCAGTACTTTATAGAAGTGGTCAGCTCTTAGATATGGAATTATTGACCAAAGAAGCTCACAAAAGGCAAATAATAATAGGATTTGATTGCTGCCACTCAGTTGGCGCTATTCCCCATCACTTTTCCAGATGGGGAGTAGATTTTGCAGTATGGTGCAATTATAAATACCTTAATAATGGTCCTGGTGGTACAGCGAGTCTCTATGTTAACAAAAAGCATTTTGAGAAAATGCCTGGACTATGGGGTTGGTGGGGCTACAATAAGGAGAAACAATTTGACATGAAGTTAGATTTTGAACCTGCAGATAATGCTGGCAGATGGCAGATAAGTACGGTAAATCTTTTTAGTACTGCTCCGCTGGATGGATCTCTTAAAATCTTTTTAGAAGCAGGAATTGAAAATATTAGAAAAAAATCCATATGCCAGACAGAATACCTGATATATTTAGTCCAAGAATTACTTAGTGGTGAACCATATAATGTTGGCATTGTTACTCCATTAGACTCTAGTAGAAGGGGAGGCCATGTAGCTCTATCCCACTTAACTGAAGCCATTAGGATAAATGAAGCATTAAAGGCAAGAGGTGTAATACCTGATTTTCGATATCCAAATATAATTCGTCTTGCACCTGTGGCTCTCTATTCAACATATATGGAGATTTGGACAGTAATTCAACACGTAAAAAATATTATTGATACACAAGAATATAGGCGATTTAGCAATAAAAGAGCAACAGTTTCTTAA
- a CDS encoding EBSC protein yields the protein MAIERVREYFKKWGRDKDVLEFEVSSATVELAAKALAVEPARIAKTLTFKDGDGAILIVAAGDTKIDNSKFKVEFACKAKMLNPEEVFEYTGHAVGGVCPFGLKNIMPVFLDISLKRFETVFPACGSSNSAIELTCSELEKFSMTKNWVDVCKGWGEN from the coding sequence ATGGCCATTGAAAGGGTGCGCGAATACTTTAAGAAGTGGGGTAGAGATAAAGATGTTTTAGAATTTGAAGTATCTAGTGCTACAGTTGAACTAGCAGCTAAAGCATTAGCTGTTGAGCCAGCCAGAATTGCCAAGACGCTTACCTTTAAGGATGGTGATGGAGCTATCTTAATTGTTGCTGCAGGCGATACAAAAATAGATAATAGTAAATTCAAGGTTGAATTCGCTTGTAAAGCAAAGATGCTAAATCCTGAAGAAGTTTTTGAGTATACAGGACATGCAGTTGGCGGGGTTTGCCCCTTTGGGTTAAAGAATATTATGCCTGTTTTTCTTGATATATCGCTAAAAAGGTTTGAAACTGTTTTTCCTGCTTGTGGTAGTAGCAATTCGGCTATTGAACTTACCTGCTCAGAACTTGAAAAGTTTTCAATGACTAAAAACTGGGTTGATGTATGCAAAGGCTGGGGTGAGAACTAA
- a CDS encoding protease modulator HflC, whose translation MKKYNLALITITAVIFLSVVVISNLYIVKPNEYKVVRQFGEVVKVIEEPGLNYKLPVIQSVTTLPKHLLIYDVTPAEINTFDKKRIMVDHYAIWKITNPQEMIESLRSVLAAEGRLGDIIYSNIRTELGRLNYDEIINEEKSSRGDINELVLSEVNEILATNLNGIEVVDLHMKRTDLPASNEQAVFNRMVSERESTAQEYLSQGDAEANIIRAQTDREAQEMLAKANAEAKIIIADGDGEAARIYNEAYGQDPEFFSMYRTLESYRTTLENEPVIIIPIDSPYAKYLMGE comes from the coding sequence ATAAAAAAATACAATTTAGCTCTTATTACCATTACTGCAGTTATCTTTTTATCAGTAGTTGTCATAAGTAATTTATATATCGTCAAGCCTAATGAATACAAAGTTGTTCGCCAATTCGGAGAGGTTGTTAAGGTCATAGAAGAGCCCGGACTTAATTACAAGCTGCCAGTTATTCAAAGTGTAACAACATTACCAAAACATTTACTGATTTACGATGTAACTCCAGCAGAAATCAATACATTTGATAAAAAGAGGATTATGGTTGACCATTATGCTATTTGGAAAATTACTAATCCTCAGGAAATGATTGAGAGTTTACGCTCAGTACTTGCAGCTGAAGGACGTTTAGGAGATATAATATACTCTAATATCAGAACAGAACTAGGCCGCTTAAATTATGATGAGATTATAAACGAAGAGAAGTCCTCTAGAGGGGATATTAATGAGTTAGTTCTTAGTGAAGTTAATGAAATTCTGGCTACAAATTTGAATGGCATAGAAGTTGTCGACCTTCACATGAAGCGTACTGACTTACCTGCAAGCAATGAGCAGGCTGTTTTTAATAGGATGGTATCCGAACGTGAAAGTACGGCTCAGGAATATTTATCCCAAGGGGATGCAGAAGCAAATATTATTCGTGCCCAAACAGATCGAGAAGCACAAGAGATGCTAGCCAAAGCGAATGCTGAAGCAAAGATTATCATTGCTGATGGTGACGGAGAAGCTGCCCGCATATATAATGAGGCATATGGTCAAGATCCTGAATTTTTCTCTATGTATCGTACCCTAGAGTCTTATCGTACGACGTTAGAAAATGAGCCAGTAATTATTATACCAATCGATTCTCCTTATGCTAAATATTTAATGGGTGAATAA
- a CDS encoding pilus assembly protein HicB — MKKDIKHYMSLPYNYIIQPITDESGSYYYGRVLELDGCHSTAETFNEAYKNLLEAMEGWLEVKLEYKDPIPEPVVDEGYSGKFVVRLPKSLHRKLAIEAEKEGISLNQYAMYKLSK; from the coding sequence ATGAAAAAAGATATTAAACACTATATGAGTTTACCGTATAATTATATAATACAGCCTATTACTGATGAAAGCGGCAGTTATTATTATGGTAGGGTATTAGAGCTAGACGGGTGCCATAGTACAGCTGAAACATTTAATGAAGCATATAAAAATTTACTTGAAGCAATGGAAGGCTGGTTGGAGGTAAAATTAGAGTATAAAGATCCAATACCTGAACCTGTAGTGGATGAAGGATATAGTGGAAAGTTTGTAGTTAGATTACCTAAAAGCCTGCACAGAAAGTTGGCTATTGAAGCAGAAAAAGAAGGAATTTCTTTAAATCAATATGCAATGTATAAATTGAGCAAATAG
- a CDS encoding death-on-curing protein, which produces MIFLYHEQLIINYSGSHGIRDHKLLDSALEQPKATFDGKYFHDTLMKMAAAYGYDLCNNHPFIDGNKRIALVAMDAFLQRNSYEIVASEKDIYKMMIKLSSGNLTKEELVTWLENNTSSLLSN; this is translated from the coding sequence ATCATTTTTCTTTATCATGAGCAGTTAATAATCAATTATAGTGGTTCCCATGGTATTAGAGATCATAAGTTGCTTGATTCTGCGTTGGAACAACCTAAGGCCACCTTTGATGGTAAGTATTTTCACGATACATTAATGAAGATGGCTGCTGCATATGGATATGACTTGTGCAATAACCACCCTTTCATAGATGGTAATAAAAGGATTGCACTTGTTGCTATGGATGCCTTTTTACAAAGAAACAGTTATGAAATTGTTGCTTCTGAAAAGGATATTTACAAAATGATGATTAAATTATCCTCTGGCAACTTAACCAAGGAAGAGCTAGTAACTTGGCTTGAAAATAACACATCATCACTTCTAAGTAATTAG
- a CDS encoding GNAT family acetyltransferase, which translates to MALEIISLTDLITTDREEDIKKLLFSFCTLKAENNEGAEDVEYFLHEKAIQFEKMDLSRTYLVMSTYQSKHYLGGYFSISPRPLIISRRYFQKLSKNLQKRLMGVGHKTNQASYEIKGFLLGQLGKNYSEVATKANNVTGDDLLKLVYQKIQEAQRIVGGRILYLECEDNLKVKEFYKRNGFRELDKFKSPNGLCLMVKKIEHI; encoded by the coding sequence ATGGCATTGGAAATAATCTCATTAACAGATTTAATAACAACGGACAGAGAGGAGGACATAAAAAAACTCCTCTTTTCCTTTTGTACTTTAAAAGCTGAAAATAACGAGGGCGCAGAAGATGTTGAGTATTTTTTACATGAAAAAGCCATACAGTTTGAGAAAATGGATTTATCAAGAACATATTTAGTAATGTCTACTTACCAAAGCAAACATTATCTGGGTGGTTATTTCTCGATTTCTCCAAGACCATTAATAATATCCCGTAGGTATTTTCAAAAATTATCTAAAAATCTTCAAAAGCGACTTATGGGAGTTGGGCACAAGACTAATCAAGCATCCTATGAGATTAAAGGATTTCTTCTTGGCCAATTAGGAAAAAATTATAGTGAAGTGGCAACTAAGGCAAATAATGTTACTGGAGATGATTTACTGAAATTGGTATATCAAAAAATTCAGGAAGCTCAACGAATTGTGGGAGGACGAATTTTATATTTAGAATGCGAAGATAATTTAAAGGTAAAAGAATTTTATAAGAGAAATGGTTTCAGAGAACTGGATAAATTCAAATCCCCTAATGGTCTGTGTTTAATGGTTAAGAAAATTGAGCATATCTAA